The DNA window TCAAAAAACGGAGATGAATTATATTCGAACTCTTATGAAGTTTTATCAAAAAATAAGATTAAATTAAATGGTTATGAATATAAATTAGTCAAACTAACTAAAGATAGTTTGATGGTTACAAATGATTATTACGATTATATTTTAGTAAATTACAATAGATAGATGCTGGTTTTATATTTAGAAAAGATTACTTCTATTAAAAAAATCGAAATGACTGAATTAATAAAACTACACACAACAACGTGTATAACTAATTGCTGGTCTTGTGTTTACTCGGAAAATCCTACGGATTTTCCTAATGGTTCGGTTTATTTTGTTAACTTAGTTCCTGCCAACGCAACTAGCCATAACACAAACACGTTGTACCACATATATGAAAAACCGCAATCTGACATTGATAATTGGAATTTTAATCATACTTCTTACTTTTGAGGTAAATGCTCAGACATTTGAAATGAAGTCTAACAAAAACAAAATTGAACAAGATTTTGTTCCATCCACTGAATTTAAGACTAAAATAGAAAATCAAGTCAAAAGCGAAAATGAAATCAATCTCATATTAGAAAAAGTAAAAGAAAATCAATATTCGATTTATATATTAAACAAATCTTCTGATTCGATAAAAATTTCTAAACAAGATTGGAGCTTATATTTAATACAGGAAGCTAAAGACACAAGTGAAAAATGGAAACCAGTTGAATACTGGCAATACGCTTCTTGTGGAAATAGTTATTTATCAAATAAGCTTGAACCAAACGGAATTATAAAAACGGAATCAATTGCCTATAATGGGAATTTTGAAACTGAAATAAGATTTAAGCTACTCAATGAAAATAAAGTCTACTATTCGAACTCAATTATTGGAAAAATAAGTGAAAATCAATTTAAACTACCAAATGACATAAAAACCAAGTGGCCAATTAGGATTATGGAAAAAACAATTTCTGAACAAACATTAAATGCAGTTATTTTCCTTAAACCAAACGGAATGGAAGATTTTAATAAAAAATGGGAAGCTTATTTAGAGAAAATGGCTGAATTAAGAAAGAATAATAAGAATTAAAAATACGTGGTACAACAACGTGTATAATTAATTGCTAGTTCTAGCCTACTTACGAATATTCCTGCGGAATATTCTATCTGTGTTTTATTTGCTAAATTAGTTGCTTAAACACGCAACTAACCATACACAAAACCGTTAACAACAATAGTGCAAAAATTCAACAGTACTACTCTATTTGAACTATTGTTATTAATACAAAAATCTCAAATTTCTCATTTAAGATTTTCGCTTTATCATTTTTTGGAGAACTAAACGCTTTTATGGTCTGGTTTTATTTATTAAGTTATTGCAAGGAAACTCTCATGAAAATTGATCACTTAAATGGCAAACAATTTATTTTTAGAATAATATGCTTTATCATTTAAAATTGTTTTTTCGTAAGTCAGCCGAATTATCGCTTGCGTTCTGTATCGTTCTAAAATCCAAAAAAGGTGTTCGTTAGTATTCCTGTGGTGCAACCTAAATGCTATTATGGACTTTTCTCTTTTGCCAAATCAACGGTTTCTTGGGAGTATCAGCTAATGTTAGTTATAGCATTCTCTTTCGGTTGCTGTGAGCTATATAGTTAGTTCAGTGATTCACCAATGATTTGTTCTGCACTACAGTTGCTAACAACGTGTATAATTAATTACTGCGGAATTTCCAATCGGAAATTCACAATAATTAATTAACTTAGCTGCTAATCGGAAAATGACTTACGTCCTTTTCCGTAACTAATCATACACAAAACCGTTGTGTTCAATTTTAAAAAGAAACTTTTGTAACAATTTATTGATTCTCATTACCTATAATTAATCAATCCAATTTAATGAAAATCAAATCAGATGCTGATCCAGAAGAATTAACTTCTCCTTTTTATAAGGCTAATCAAGACTTTTGTTCAGAATTTGAAAGTTTCATCAGTACCAAAAACGGCAAAGTAAAAGGGAAATACAATGCTTGGTCGTATATCATTTATGGCAAAATCTCTAATCCTAAAAATTGGGATTTATTGTATAAAAAGTCGACATTCTCTTCCACTGGAAATTTATTTATTTCTTCAAAAAAGCAATGTTTACTTGTCTTAGCTGAATGGTCAACAAAAATTCCTGGAAATCATAACTCAAAATTTAAAATCAGAAAGAGAGAAAGACTTGATTTTATAAAACTCTTGTTCAATAAAAACTTATCCAAACTTGAGCTATCGAATGATTATATTATTTACTCAAACGGTCACTCAATAAAGCTTTTTGCAGAAATTAATAATGTATTGAAAAGCCTGTTTTTATCAAAGGAGATATTTGCAATTGAGTTTAATAATGATAAGTTAACGGTTGAATTAAGAACGGAAAAACATCATTTCGATATATTCAACAAACTAATAGAATTATAAAACAAAACACAACAACGTGTATAACCAATTGCTTGGTTATAGCCTACTTGGAAATTCCTATCGGAATTTCCTATTGGTTCGGTTTCTTTTACTAACTTAGTTCTCGCCAACGCAACAAGCCATACACAAACACGTTGTGCATAATACCGCGAACCATAAAACATTTAACATTAATTAACTGAAAAGCAAATAATAAAAAGGTATTTATGTAGTTTATAATAAGAATTCTAAATCAACCAGATAGTATGAAAAACTTATTCGCAGTTTTATTATTTATAATTTCTCTGAGTTCTTGTTCTTCCGATAATGAACCGTCGAATTTTAATACAACATCTTTAGACTTTATAGAAGTTATGACATTCCAAGTTGATACTTTGGAATTAGATTTGACAAGTAGTCCAAGTGAAAACTCTTTTTTTATTACTTATTCAGCTGACAATGGATTAAATGAAAATGTTTTGAAATATAATTTGACAACATTAACTCAAAACGATTTAACTCATCCTGATGTTGCTGAAAGTAGACAAATTGAAATATTCAATGGTTCAATTTATTCTGTTTCATCGAATGATATTTATAAATATGATTTGAATTTAAATAACATAACTACAGTAGAAAACGGCTTTACTCAATTGAGATACCTAAGAACTACTTCATTCAATGATGAATTACTAATTTTTGCTGGAAATGATAAAATTATAAGTTATGACACTAGTTTAGATACATTTGATTTCGATGTTTCATCAATGCCATATGGTTATAGAGATCAAAATGACGGAGAAATTTACAACAATAAAATTCACATATTTGGAGGTAGAGAATGTGATTCGTTTGAAGATTTCATTATTCAAGAATGTAATAGTTTCAACGAAATAAATATATACGACTTTGTAACTAACATTTGGACTCAAGAAACAACACCATATCAAATACACGAATCCTTTACTGATTTATACAATGATAAAATAATAGTTTCAGGAAATAAAAATTCAAACCAGACAAACTCATTTCTCGCTGAATATGACCCATTAACTAATTCTTTTTCGGACATCGTTTCTAATTTAGACATGTCAAATATTACAATAAGAGGAATAACAATTCTTAATGATGATGTTTATATAGCTTATGCCGACTTACCTACTCCTCTGCCAAGTATTGTAACAATTAGAGTCGTTAAGGCATCTCTACTCTAATTAAAAGTACTATGCACAACAACGTGTATAACCAATTGCTAGTGTAGTGTGTACTAGGAAATTCCTTTCGGAATTTCCTATGGTTCAGTTTCTTTTGTTAACTTAGTTCCTGTCAACGCAACAAGCCATACACGAACACGTTGTGTGTAATTTTGACGCAACCATTTAGCTTTTTTTGTATCTTTAAAGAAATTGATGTTATGAAAAAAATTGTATTCGTCTTATTATATGCTTTATTGATTTCATCAAATAGTATATGGTCTCAAATTCCAAACGGAAGTATTGCTCCTGATTTTTCAATAACAGATATTAATGGAATAGATCATAGTTTGTCTGATTATTTAAACGATGGTAAGTCAGTAATTATAGAGTTTTCTAGTGTAGGTTGTGGTCCTTCTTGGAAATATCACGAAACTGAAGCTTTAAAAGATTTTTATAATGCTTACGGATTACCTGGTTCCAATGAAATTGTAGTACTATTTATAGAAGACAGTAATTGGGCAAGCTTGTCGGATTTGCAAGGTGTCTCAAATCCACCTGCATTTGGAGATTGGACTCAAGGAACACCATTTCCAATTGTTCTTGATGATAACTTACATGATTTATATGAGATTAATTTTGCGCCTACTATAAGATATATATGTCCTGATGGAACAATTAACACTATTGGTATGGCGAGTTCACAAAGTTATTTAAATACTTTAAGCAATAACTGCAATTCTCTATCTGGAGTTGAAAATTTCGGAAGAGTTCTTGATACAAATAACGGATTTTGTGACATCATTGGAGAGTTCAAAAGCGAATTGAAAAATTATGGTTCTAATATGATTACATCAGCAGTTCTAAATTTAAAAGAAAATGGAGAAATTGTGAGTACAAAAAATTATTCAGGTTTTATTTTTCAATTCCATACAGAAACTATAGAATTTAATGAAATAGAATTAAACCCTACTTCAGAATATACTGTAGAAATAGAAAGTATTAATGGAACACCAAATTTTAATCCTATTTATTCAACTGCTTCTTTACCTTTTGATATTTCAAATGAAATCTCAAACGATTTACTATTAAAAGTTCAAACCTATATATGTCCACAAAATATGTCATGGGAAATTGTAAACAGTTCTGGAGAAATCGTTGCCAATGGAGGTCCTTACGAAAGTCCATCAAATAACAATAATTGTGGAGGTCCAAACGCAAACACAACAATCGAACATGAAATTCAATTACCTAATGTAGATGACTGCTATAGCATAAATCTTAGAGACTCAAATGGACTTGGTTGGAAAAATTATCAAGGCAATGCTCCCCAACCAACTTATGCTGGTATAGAAGTTTACTCAAATGACATACAAGTTTACAGCAAATTATATGTTGAAAATTTTGGGTATTTATTAGAATTAAAAAATGTTTTAGAAACTACACAAGCATTAAGTCTATCTGACGAAGAACTAAATGAAAAAATAAGCTTTTTCCCAAACCCTTCTAAAGGAATAGTCCAAATCAAAACAGAATCACAAGTTAAACTTGAAATCTATGATTTAAATGGAAAATTAGTTTATGCAAATATTAATTATAGTATTAGCCCTTCATTAAATTTATCTAGTATTGACAAAGGAGTTTATTTAATTAAGGTGATCGGAAAAAATAATAAGCAGAAAATTCAAAAATTAATTCTGTATTAAAAACTACACACAACAACGTGTATAATTAATTGCTTTGGCAAGTGCTTATTTGGAAAATTCCTTCGGAATTTTCTCTGGTTCGTATTTGTTTACTAAATTAGTTGCTTAACCACGCAACTAACCATACACAACAACGTTGTGCGCAATTAAAATAAAATTATGGCCAAAATATATTTATCATACCAACACCAAGATATTGAATTAATCAAGAAAATTGGTGAAGACCTGAAAAGTAGAGGTCATGCTACAATAATGGATGAAACCATTATGAAAGTTGGTTCGGATTGGAGGAAGGAATTATTAAGTGAATTAAAAAGTTCTGATGGACTACTTGTTTTGATAACAAACAATAGTCTAAACTCAAAATATGTTATAAGCGAAATTGGAACAACCAGAGCTTTCATCGATGAAAATGAAAACAAAAAGTTTCTAATTCCTGTAATTTATGGAGACATAGATATTCCAGATTTTATTAGGGATTTATATTGTATTAGACTTACTGACGAAAATTATGATGAAGCAATAGATAAAATAGACACTTCTATTTCGAGTTTTATAGGTAAAAAAGAAGCTGTTGAAGAAAAAGAAACGGAAAAAAGAGAGTTTATAGAGAGGAAAGCTGCCGATTATATAAATATAGCTACAGATGCTTTAAAAAAGAGAGAAAGCCAAAATAAAATTGTAGCATACTCATGTTATACTATTGGATTTTTAACTTTAATTGCAGGAGTATTTTTCGCAATAGACGGATTGAAATCTGTTTCAGAAATCACAGATACTATTGAGGTTACGCCTAATATAGTTTGGATATCTATTGTAACGTTACTTTTAAAAAGTATTATAATAATAGGATTATTATTAGCTTGTTCTAAATACACATTTACGCTAGGAAAATCTTTTATGCATGAAGCTCTTAGAAATGCTGACAGATTACACGCTATTTCTTTCGGAGAATTTTTTATCAAAGCATATGGAGATAAAATTTCATCTTATAATGAGATAAATGAAATCTTTCAAAATTGGAATATTGACAAGTCGTCTTCGTTTTATGAATTAAATACGGATACTTACGATCCAAAATTTTCTGAAAATTTAATTGATATTATTAAGTCATTAACTGATAAAATTAAAACTGAATAAACTGCGCACAACAACGTGTATAACCAATTGCTTGTTCTGTGTGTACTCGGAAAATCCTACGGATTTTCCTCTGGTTTGTGATAGTTTAGTATCTTTAAGCTAGCCAACGCAACTAGCCATAACACGAACACGTTAGGCACAATTAAAATAAAAACTATGTTTAAACTTAAAGATGTAGAAATAGAAAATTTTTGGGGACAACACTCAATTAAATCAGATTTCCATGAAGATGTAAATATTTTTATTGGGAGAAATGGTACTGGAAAAACAACGTTTATAAATTTACTTCAAGCAGTAATAACTGTAGATTTAGAAATGTTACATTCTCTTCAATTTGAAAAAATTACGATTAATCTAAAAAATAAAAATAAAAATAGAAAAATTGAAGTTCTAAAAATTGCAGATAATTTACAATTCAAAGAAATACGATATAAAATTGGAACTCAAAAATACACACTTCCAATCATAGCAAATCGCGAATTAAAATATCTATACAAAAGAAATAGTGGTCGTTTACACCCAAAATTCTATAGAGAGATTCAAGAAATAAAAGATACTTTAAAAAAATTAATAAATATTTCCTATTTATCTGTAAATAGAGACATATCAGATGAATTCAAAGAGAATAGACGTGAAGATATATCAAATATCATTGACGCAAGGTTGGAAGAATTAATTGGTGACTTAACTACTTATCAATTACAACTTGAGACAGAGCATAGCAAACTGTCTAAAAAATTTCAAGAGGATGTTTTACGTTCAATGTTATTCAATGAAGAATTTGATTATGTTAATACGAATATACCGATTAAATTAAATTTAAGGGAAATTGGTATTGGTTTGAGACTCGCCTTTAGAGGCTTAGGTATTTTAGATGATGATATAGAAGGAGTAATTGAAAGTCATTTAAATGCAATAAAAAAAGCAGCAACAGCAATTAATGAATATCAAAAAGATAATGAAAAATCAATTTATCCTAATGATGTAACACCTTTAACCTTGCTTAGAAGAACAAGAAGGATAAATCAATTATCTGAGGAATTAGAAGAAAGCAAAAAAAAGATTTTCAAAAGACTTGATGACTTTATAAACCTGCTAAACGAATTTCATGATACAAAGTATTTTTCACTTCAAGATAGTCAGAATGGTGGCATTTCGGTCATAAAAGATGATATGAATATTCCTATTTCACAACTTTCTTCTGGTGAAAAGCAACTTATTATATTATTAACTGAGGCTTTGTTACAAAAAGGGCAAGAAACTTTATTCATTGCAGATGAACCAGAATTATCGCTTCATATTGAATGGCAACGAAAAGTAATTTCATCTATAAGAAAACTTAATCCAAATTCTCAAGTAATTGTTGCGACTCATTCTCCAGAAATAGTTGGTAAATTCAAAGAAAACGTAATTAACATGGAAAAAATTATAAATG is part of the Psychroserpens ponticola genome and encodes:
- a CDS encoding AAA family ATPase; this encodes MFKLKDVEIENFWGQHSIKSDFHEDVNIFIGRNGTGKTTFINLLQAVITVDLEMLHSLQFEKITINLKNKNKNRKIEVLKIADNLQFKEIRYKIGTQKYTLPIIANRELKYLYKRNSGRLHPKFYREIQEIKDTLKKLINISYLSVNRDISDEFKENRREDISNIIDARLEELIGDLTTYQLQLETEHSKLSKKFQEDVLRSMLFNEEFDYVNTNIPIKLNLREIGIGLRLAFRGLGILDDDIEGVIESHLNAIKKAATAINEYQKDNEKSIYPNDVTPLTLLRRTRRINQLSEELEESKKKIFKRLDDFINLLNEFHDTKYFSLQDSQNGGISVIKDDMNIPISQLSSGEKQLIILLTEALLQKGQETLFIADEPELSLHIEWQRKVISSIRKLNPNSQVIVATHSPEIVGKFKENVINMEKIING
- a CDS encoding Kelch repeat-containing protein, with amino-acid sequence MKNLFAVLLFIISLSSCSSDNEPSNFNTTSLDFIEVMTFQVDTLELDLTSSPSENSFFITYSADNGLNENVLKYNLTTLTQNDLTHPDVAESRQIEIFNGSIYSVSSNDIYKYDLNLNNITTVENGFTQLRYLRTTSFNDELLIFAGNDKIISYDTSLDTFDFDVSSMPYGYRDQNDGEIYNNKIHIFGGRECDSFEDFIIQECNSFNEINIYDFVTNIWTQETTPYQIHESFTDLYNDKIIVSGNKNSNQTNSFLAEYDPLTNSFSDIVSNLDMSNITIRGITILNDDVYIAYADLPTPLPSIVTIRVVKASLL
- a CDS encoding toll/interleukin-1 receptor domain-containing protein, which codes for MAKIYLSYQHQDIELIKKIGEDLKSRGHATIMDETIMKVGSDWRKELLSELKSSDGLLVLITNNSLNSKYVISEIGTTRAFIDENENKKFLIPVIYGDIDIPDFIRDLYCIRLTDENYDEAIDKIDTSISSFIGKKEAVEEKETEKREFIERKAADYINIATDALKKRESQNKIVAYSCYTIGFLTLIAGVFFAIDGLKSVSEITDTIEVTPNIVWISIVTLLLKSIIIIGLLLACSKYTFTLGKSFMHEALRNADRLHAISFGEFFIKAYGDKISSYNEINEIFQNWNIDKSSSFYELNTDTYDPKFSENLIDIIKSLTDKIKTE
- a CDS encoding T9SS type A sorting domain-containing protein, with the translated sequence MKKIVFVLLYALLISSNSIWSQIPNGSIAPDFSITDINGIDHSLSDYLNDGKSVIIEFSSVGCGPSWKYHETEALKDFYNAYGLPGSNEIVVLFIEDSNWASLSDLQGVSNPPAFGDWTQGTPFPIVLDDNLHDLYEINFAPTIRYICPDGTINTIGMASSQSYLNTLSNNCNSLSGVENFGRVLDTNNGFCDIIGEFKSELKNYGSNMITSAVLNLKENGEIVSTKNYSGFIFQFHTETIEFNEIELNPTSEYTVEIESINGTPNFNPIYSTASLPFDISNEISNDLLLKVQTYICPQNMSWEIVNSSGEIVANGGPYESPSNNNNCGGPNANTTIEHEIQLPNVDDCYSINLRDSNGLGWKNYQGNAPQPTYAGIEVYSNDIQVYSKLYVENFGYLLELKNVLETTQALSLSDEELNEKISFFPNPSKGIVQIKTESQVKLEIYDLNGKLVYANINYSISPSLNLSSIDKGVYLIKVIGKNNKQKIQKLILY